CGCGCGACCGCCGGCGTCAGTGCCCGTAGTAGTCGCGGAACCAGGCCACGAAACGCGCCACGCCTTCACGGAAGTCGGTTTCCGGGCGATATCCGGTGAGCCGCTGCAAGAGCGTCGCATCGGCCCATGTGGCCGGCACGTCGCCCGGCTGCATTTCCATGTAGTTGCGGATGGCCGGATGGCCCAGTTCGCCTTCCAGCGCCTCGATGAAGTCCAGCAGCTTTACCTTGTCGGAATTGCCGATATTCACCACGCGGAAGGGCGCCACGGGGCTCAGGCTGTCGCCCTCGGGCACGATGCCGTCCGCGGGCCGTTCGGGGACGGCATCCATCAGCAGGCGGATCCCGCGCACCAGATCGGTGACATAGGTAAAGTCGCGCCACATCTCGCCGTGGTTATAGATATCGATCGGCTCCCCCTTGGCGATCCGCAGGGCGAACTTGATCGGCGCCATGTCCGGCCGTCCCCACGGCCCGTAGACGGTGAAGAACCGGAACATGGTCGTGGGAATGTCGTGCAGATGGGCATAGGCGTGCCCCATCGCCTCTGTCGCCTTCTTGGTGGCGGCGTAGATCGTCAGCGGCGTATCGGCCTTGTCGGTCTCGGTAAAGGGCATCTCGGTGTTGGCGCCGTAGACGGATGAGGTGGACGCCATCAGAAGATGCTTCACTGCATGGCGCCGCGCGGCTTCCATCACGTTGAACGTGCCGATGAGGTTGGCATCGACATAGGCCCGCGGGTTTTCCAGCGAATAGCGCACGCCCGCCTGTGCGGCGAGGTGAACGATCATGTCCGGTTCGAACGTATCGATGGCACGGGAAAGTGCGTCATCGTCTTCCAGCATCGCCTCGGTCGACGCGTAGTGTTCGTGCTGCAGCAGGTTCGTTTCGCGACGGCGCTTCAACGTGATGTCGTAGTAGTCGGTAAAGCCGTCGAACCCGTGGACGGAAAACCCCTCCGACAGCAGAAGCTCCGCAAGATGGTAGCCGATGAAGCCGGCGGTGCCGGTGATGAACACACGCGTCATTGGGCGCCTTTCGTGGATACTGCCGCAGTCTTGCCGGTTTTTATCGCTCTGACTGCGGAGAGGAAAGCAAAACCGCCATGACAACCGTGCAGGCCGTGCCGACTGAAGCGGGATGCTGAGAAAGGGTATTGCGGCTTATGGTTGTGATTGGGCCCGCGCTTTGAATTTCAAGTTTCCGTGAGCGGGTATTCGGTATTCGCTGGCAATCACGTAATGCGTGCAAGGTTTCCGATCAAACATAAAACGGCCGGCACAAGGCCGACCGTTTACGAATTTTAACAAATGCGATGCGCGGTGGAAACGCGTGCCGCCGAAAGTCAGGAAATGAGGAAGTCTTCCAGTTCCGCACCCTGG
The genomic region above belongs to Rhodovulum sp. P5 and contains:
- a CDS encoding GDP-mannose 4,6-dehydratase; this encodes MTRVFITGTAGFIGYHLAELLLSEGFSVHGFDGFTDYYDITLKRRRETNLLQHEHYASTEAMLEDDDALSRAIDTFEPDMIVHLAAQAGVRYSLENPRAYVDANLIGTFNVMEAARRHAVKHLLMASTSSVYGANTEMPFTETDKADTPLTIYAATKKATEAMGHAYAHLHDIPTTMFRFFTVYGPWGRPDMAPIKFALRIAKGEPIDIYNHGEMWRDFTYVTDLVRGIRLLMDAVPERPADGIVPEGDSLSPVAPFRVVNIGNSDKVKLLDFIEALEGELGHPAIRNYMEMQPGDVPATWADATLLQRLTGYRPETDFREGVARFVAWFRDYYGH